The sequence AAGtttattctataaaattatgattttctttttataatttctattttattattaagtttatCATTACATTAGAATTTTCACATATCACATTTTTGGAATAAAGTTTAATTCACCCCTGATTTTGCTAACAGAAAtgcttttgaatttttatagccatttaaacttaaaatttagtaGTTTATTCAATTAGCccttatttttaaagaaaaaatagaaaatgaatcaTAGTTTTTATacatacaaaaattatattttatgtaataaaataactaattatttttaataaattaataaataatatatatattaaatattattactattaattatattatataaaatcatcATCGATATCGCTTgtataattataaacaatGGCTTCttgtaattataataataataattctatattaccgttaataaatatttttttacgataacaataacaatgacttttaaaataataacaaaatcaaaaacaatCACATCAGcaataaacaataatattagtaaCAAAATCCACAATATAACATTGATAATAATATCACAATGTGTTTTTactcttttaaaattcaatttaatttaatacttaaacaattaaatttaatttcgccaaaataaaaaaattcaaaaatattcatGATGTCCTTTTTCTGTTTCgaatttataagaataaaataaagacaaaattttgaaagataataaaaaatacattcGATAAACAATTTCATAGATGGAATTAtaataacaaatcaaaatgTTGCAGTTCTCTTTTTTCATCAGGGAATCCATTATTGGTGAAATAGGGTTTTATTCGGCGGTGGTCATGTATCTGTTCAATGTGGGTTCATCTAATTCCATCATTTGTGGGAGCCATGGATCTGTTGATGATGATACTGAGCTGGTGGccattaattcttaaaaataaaaaaataaaaaatcgaGAGAGAAAAAACATAAGACGAGCAtagattttcaagaaaataattaatattttctatatttttttaaaagtattttattcattcataaataacataaattttacattatatttaaactgtttcaatataaataaattaactagaaaattttaatttatgttttatgaatttcttttcatttctttttctggcAGCCATTTTATTGCACAAATGGGAAGGAGAGAGAAATCTGAGACTTTGTGTGATAACTGATGTGATGTGAAATTACAATAAGGTCCACATGAATACGGTGCAGTAAGTTATGGATTGGATACTGCGGCGACTTGGGGCGTGTGGGTTTGTTGTCctaaatcatatatttaaaaacgGCGTTTTCtggatattaatatatattttttaaaagaagcaTTAAAATAGGTGTCAGCAAGAGATAAAAAGAAGCAGAAAGGACCAACGGTGTGATTGGCGCGTATTCCGTTGCTCACATGACGGATCATGTTTGGGCTTATTCATCGATATTTTCAGCTTACGCGGAATGTAATGGGCcccacttctttttcttttccctttccaGGACTtataatagtaattattttattccaatcaaaaaataatttataattatttaattttgggacaatatcataaattttgccagcacttcattatttttgaaGTCTAACCATTATTATCAAccaattataataataacaattggTGTTTGACAATGGCGAGTGTGAATAGAAAGTTCCCATTTATAATATACTATAGCTTAAATTCAATGaacttctttttaaaataaatttattgaatttataatgaacataaaagataaataataaaattactttcagaaaaaataagtaatagaaaaagaaaaaattttgaaattaaattctattgcTTGAATTGAGAATACTCAACAAATTATAATCATAtcttcaaattatatatattattgtatttagttgaagtatttttaaaattattttatttagaataataaataaaattcatttatgaataatttctacGTTTGAAGTGTTTAGTACTAACtacaaaattgatttaaagtaaaataatattattttgataataaaaaaaaaattgaaaaagatattataatcTCATCAACTCACTTATGAacatgtaatttatttaaaaattaaatctaatttgttaattcaatttttgactgtggtttgaaatttttaatccttttaTATTAAAACCAACAACGTATTTGAACTAATTgaccaattttaataaattaatttgtaatttgtGATATTACTTATAATGTTTAGCCCAGAAAGTTTAACATTGGGTTCAatccaaataataaatagaaagtaTTATTTGGTATGAATCTTtctttagaaaagaaaaaacagggATTGGAAAAAGAGTATTGGCATTACATTTATAGCTACAGGTTTACTACAGCTTATAATTTGCAAGAAAGTGTCGGTGAATCATCTCCCAGGTCGGCAAATAAAAGCCTCTTCATATTACTGtcttaaaaacaaattaacaGAAAGATCAAAGACACATAAAATTCCATAAGATAACATGGCCAAGGAAAGAAACTCAAATTCAACACTCAAGCAGGCgctggaaaaagaaaaggatgatTAGGTGAAATTAGATGAGTAGAGGAGATGATGAGCATGTGCAAAGCTGGTCCTACCATTTTAAGTTAGGAAGACCAAATGGTTCCAAGGGGACTCTCTCTCCCTCCTCAATTCACAAAATTTCAGGTCTTTTCCAGCTTATTCATTTCACATCACACCACTTTACACTATAAATTCTTACTtactctatttatttattaattaaatctatataacaaaaaattatatatattgtttgtAATTATTATCCTATTTTATTAGGGTGTATATTCCCAgtatagaattatatttttcatttttattagtagctaatatatattatttggtACATGCTTGATCaaatttatgttaattattttcatgGATGATGATGACATGAATTTTGGATGTCTAGGTTACCTTCCTCTCAAACAAACTATCTCAAATGAAACGGCAAATAAATAGATCATTAAGGAGACATGAGATTAGTTACTCTTCCTAATCTATTCCTGCCTTCAGAGGAGCCCTACTCCAAACAATTCATTTCAAGTATTTGGATAAATACTGCATAAtccttttataaatatatatatatatatcaagcTTTTGCCAAACTCTTCCGAATAGAATCTATGATCAAGTTATCTTAGCATCAGAATCTAGTAATTTTCATTTGACCATGCAAGATGTAACCTGTAAGCATACCAGTTTTGCACCAGTACAAATTTTCATAGTTATAGGATGTGTAAATACAATCCCAGAACTTTCTGGAAACTGAATTATGAAATATAGTAACATTATAAGAAACAGgagtagaaaaagaaaaaaaaaaaggacgaACAAAGGGAAAAAGATGATTCCATTTATGATTTAGTAGACTGGATTGCATTTAGATTTTGCATAGTAGTCAACTTTGAGATTTAGACATTTATTTCCATCAACCAAGTTCAATCTATGGCTACATTTGCATGCAAGAGACAAGATATCACAGGGCTAAAAGCATCCCTTCTCATATTGGACATATCTTGCATTCTTCATAAAGTCGAGGAGTGAAGAATTAGAAGCAACATCCTGAAACCCTCTCCACCATTTCATAAAACTGCTCTCTCTCAGGAAAATCTCTGGCGACACTGCATAATTGTTGATTTGATCCATCACATAGGTCTCAAACTTACTCAGGTACTCCCTTGATGATTGTTTATCCACGGCACTGGATGTTGCATCCTTCAACACTTCACTTGAAATGAGAGCTTCCTCAACATATGCCCAGAAACAAGAATCTTCAGTCAGACTACCAGCtacattttgtttctttttggtactTGCAGGGCCTGTAGGTTTCTCTATATCCTCTTTTTGCCACTTCTCCAAAAGAATGTAATGTTTAGATCTTCCTTCGCTCTCATAATTTCTTCTTCCCTTCTCCCTGTAATATTCTGCTATGTCAAGAGGTTCAACCATTCTTCTATAGTTCATTCCTGCATAAAGCCATGTCCCTCGAATGAATGATCCTTCTTTTTGGGGCTTTTTCTCAGCTTCTTCAACCATGTCTTTCCAATAGTTTGTAAGAAATTTCTTATGCTTGGTAATTTCTCTGTCACTAGTAGACAAGAGACTCTTGTAACTGTCATAGTAACCCATTTTTTTCTTGCAGGTCTTCTTGTACCATTCTAGGTAGGCCATTTTGatctttatttcatttagTTTTCTGCTTGGATTCaatgcttttcttttatttaacatACAGATTTGCTCCCTCTGTTTGAGTTTCTTTATCAGATCAGCAATGTCCATGTTGTGCTGTTGTTGCTGCGAagaatcaaatattaattttggaTTGGATGTTACTTTCCTGAGGATCCAAAAGAATATAGCACAAAGAGGAAAATAATTTTGGCTCGAGAAAACATAGTGGCAATCTTTTGATCATCCAATTTTGTTGCTTGTGAAGTAATTCTTCAGGATTTTTTAATGAGCAGGAAATCATAAATTGCTAAGAATATATGCAATTTCAGTTATGTGCACAAAATGTATTCATTACGCAAGATTCAGTTACCTGAATCCTTTGATCTCCAATTGCTTCCAGTTGTAGAATAAATCCTGCCTGAAGTGAATCCATAACTGATAAACTAAGGCCTGAACTTCCCTTTAAGATAACTCTGGTTTTCAGATTCTCCACTAATGTCCCATAATAAGTCAGCAACTGTTCACCAGAAACCTGACTTCTTGTACTTTCCAAGCCCATTGCTGCTAACAAACATGCAACTACTTCAGGGTCCTCAGCACAAGCACATCCCAAATGGGAACACAAGAGAAATGCACCAAAGGGCCTATAAGCAGCGGTTTGTGGAGTTGAGGCCAAATATTGATGAGTAAGGGGTGGAATGAAGAGACATGGGACTGGGTCTTGGTTGGCAGCGACGTTCAAGAAACAAGAGTTCCATGTCGAGCGTTCTGAAATTGCACGTTGAAGGCCGGAATCGCCTAATAATGGTGACCCAAAAGTGATGCAGAGAGGACGCTTGGACTTTGAGGATGGATTGATGCTGTCTAGCAGCCATAAGGTAAAGAGTGAAGCTAACGATCCCCCAAGTGAGTTTCCAGCAACAATTAATGGAGTATCCACTAATAATTTACACGTCGCTGAATCAATTAACTAACAGATGACACACCACAAACaaaatcaagaacaaatatattAGAATCAAGTAACAAATGAGGCAACAATTATAACATAGCAACCAAAAATCTAGGTCTATCTTAGccaaaaagattttataagaATTCATAAACTCATGCACCCTTGTTTGGATAGTATACACATGCAAGgattcaattctttcaacttCAGAAAGAGAAAGCATTTTGAAACAAACGAAAATCATGATAATTTTGGCATGATTTTGCAACATGATTTGAAAGAATTGGATTCCATACATGTGAACTTTCCAAATGTGAAGATTGACTCAATAGAATCTTTCATTGTTAGACTTCCCAAGACCACTCTCAATATAAATGGTACAAAGATGTTGAAATTTGTAGAGAATGATTATGACCCAGTTAGGCAAACTtgtataatatgatttcttttcttataattatggATAGAACAGAAAAGGTACCTGGGTTTTGAGGCgagaaaaatcatcaaaactttGGTAAAAAAGGGCGATAGCAGCTCTATTGACAGAAAATGATGGATTGCCTTTAGAGCATAAGAATTCAAAGTGATTAAAGTTCTCCTGCTTAAGGGTCGCTGATGACACCAAATCAGCTCCTTCTTGAAGATGATGAACAGTACAGCAAGGAGAAGTCACAAAAGCAATAATTGTATTACTCTGTTGCTTCTCAAATTTCCATCTTAGAGATAAAGATTGGCGTTGCTGTTGATTTGGGTCTGCTTCAGATTGAAGAGTATAAATTGCATTCAGTGAAAGATGTAGTAAATTGGAATTGACCGCTAAATTGGCCAATTCTAGTCCACTGTTAAACCTGCaagaaaagaacataaaacaccgGAAGAAAACATAACATTAAAAGTCTGCGTCGGTTTCCTGTAATAACTTGATTAATAATCTTTCGAgttataagaaagtaaaatattgGACATACAAGGGAAGTTGGCTCATTCTTGTTGCTTTTGCTATCAATAGAAATTGGGAAAGTATTACCTCAAGAACATAATATTTCAAGTTAGCTTCATTGTTATGCTTTAAATAGTCAAGTAAACTGCTAACTGTAAGTCATTGGGGTCAGTAGGTTCTTTACTTAGGAAAGGAAATCTCTCTGCTTAAAGGTTTGATCTAGTTTCTTAGATCTTTCCTAGTCAAtattaagtataatttttttttttctatatatgatttaagtataattttttttttcagattgcGGAAGTAGGTGAGTTTAAGAAGGGGCTTCTGTTCCCTCACAGATGAAAgtcatgtatttttttttttttcaagcgGTTGGCCAATCAAGTTTTCAATATGTATGCCAAAGTCTAATTGACccttttatttactttaaatataaTCTTATCTGATGTCTCAAAATTTTAAGCCTAAGGTGTGTTGCTGAGCTTAATCTCACACACCACATGCATTGTCATccaataatattcattagaaTAAGGCATTAGCCAATAAGAAGGTACAGCTCAAATAGCTACGAGGGTATCTGGTTTCGCCATCCAGTCATTTCCTAACTGCTGCATCTCTTGTCTGATTTAGAAAACTACAGGGTTCTTCTTTCAATAAGTAATATCCTAGCAGTTTACCAGTAACTTTCAACTGCTTTGGAAACGTACAGGGTTCTTTCAAGTAGTATCCTAGCAGTTTACCACAAAATTTCAACTGCATTCCAGAGACTCAACATTGCAAaacagagaaagaaaattgcCCCACTATTTTGAAGGAACCTCTGATTGCCCCATGCAAAGTCAGCAGAATGAAGAAAGGGCAAACGGGAAAATGAGTCTTTCAATAAGTAAATTGACGCCCAACTCGGCAGTGTGTTAGGGAAAagtgaaatattaaaaatatattactttcttGAATGGATGGAAGGAATCTTCATGACTCCTAATTATCGTAGAACCATAATAAGTCTATATCCTAgctgataaaaattaaaacggggaattagaaaaaagaaaaattgaagaaaggTATAAAAAGCAATAAAGTTGGaagacttctttttcttttcctttttctagcCAAAGAAACCCTTTAAAGCCATAAAGCCAATGCTCAGTAGCGAGCATTAGGATACAGAATGTCAGGTGTTCAGTCATTAGCTCTCTGctctttaaaaatttaccatataacaaaaacaagaaggCCTTAGAGcgaattgaaataattaaaataaataaacaaggcATCAATTCTCAGCAGCTTGATTTGATTTGCCTTGCCAAGATACGTGCAAATAAGCCTACAGAACTTTCTGGAGAAGTTTCATTTCAATCAAATCTAAGAAGAACTGCAGCCCAATATTGTAACAAGACCATcgttttcttttaactttagcTAAATGACTTGTTTAAAAGCTTGCCAAAACCTGAAAGAAAATCTCATAATCGCTCGTGATTTGTACATATTATCCAGGAGAGCATTCTAATAAACATTACAAAATTCCACAGAATTGAATTGGATGAacttgaataataataatacactGTTCAATTGGTCTCATACATATACAGCAATGAAATGAGGATTAATCgccaaaagaataataattgaaatgtGAAGCAGCTGTTAGATTGTTGCTATAAGAATGCAAAAGCTCACCTCAAAGGACATGCAGGCTGCTGATTATGATATTCAAGAATTTCCAATTTCAAGTCACTTAGGCTGCTTTCCTAGAGGCTGAGCTATCTGATCTAATTTGGATGTCTTTTGTGTATATATTTGTGATGGCAAAAAGTAACAGCACAAAGACAACTTGGGCACTCATAATTCCGAAATGGCTAATGCTGTTACCAATTTCCATCCAGCTTCCCGTATTTCGGACCTGTTTGTAAGCAGCAATACAAGTTGGTAAATGGTAAGTTCAAGAACGAGATTAAAAAGTGGGAATGTTCTCAGCAATTCTATTCTTCAGATCATTAAGGTTCTCAGAAAGAGATGTATGACTCCAATATTAGTTTGAGTTTCCCAAAGAGGTTTGACAAAAACTTTCAATGTTTAAATTCAATGTGTTTCTCAAGTGAAGCTTAAAGAAAATTCTCAGAGTTCATTATATAATCAACAGAGAAATGCTAACTTCTGCTTTCTGAGCATGCCAACAATTACGCAGCTTCTTATCTAGTTCAGCTATGCACATCTAGTTGATACAAAGCAAACACGTGTGATCAAACATTAAACTGTGAAGGTATATAACTCCATGTTGTCAATAGGAATTACCCCCTACCTCACCCAAGGCTATGTATCCACCCTCCCACATATGCATACacataatatataaactaCGGACCATACAAGTAATCAAACAAGTACTTTTTTCTTATGAGTTTCGTTCAAAAAGAAGATCCACAAGGCCAGAAATAGATTAAATCAAGAGCATCAACTTgacaataaaatattcttaccaGGAAGAGGAAGTGAATAGTCATCACGTCTGAAAATAAAATcacgagaaaataacatccCAACCGTGGAACTTGAAGTAGTTTAGTTATTGCACTGAAAACACATCTACATTGAGCAAGTAAATCATAATTAAAGTTTTCATTTCACCCAAAAACAGAAATGCGTATGCATGTGTAGAAAAGGACAGTAGAGAAATAACAAACAGAACAAAACTTTTTCCCAATGTAATGTAACTTCAGGCTACATAacacataagaaaataatcaagacTGTGGTTGCCTCAAAATGCCACGCCTTCTTTCTAGCTATCACATATCTTGTTATTGAAGAAACCACGAGTGCTACATTTGTATTTTggtagaaattttttaaatcataacATCTTCAGATACTGACTTTCTGCATGCATACTGACGACCTTGCTACCAACATAGTTGATTCTCGTCAACAACATTTCTATCTTTATGCACACATTTATTTTTCCATGAATTTTGGTGCTTATGTCTTCCAAAATAATGGAAGATTGAGGAAGGGAAGAGGACAATATGTACTTGAAAGCTTGACTTCAACAgacaaaatctagaagaaaTTAAGAGCAATATCATAGCTGGATAgctatttctataaaattgcTACTCAGTTCTACGACCATTGGAGGCAATGCAACAGAAGAAATATTCCTAGATTATGTTTTGAAGTATTGCTATCTTCTATACATGAAATCACAAATCAGAAATTAGTTCTCAGTAagaccttgttatttatcttGTAAACAGCCATCACattaaaataacttaacttACATGACAAGCATGAATGGTATGAATAGCTTGAAAATAAGAAGGCCTGCCATCAGAAAAGGCTGCAATCAAAAGCAGACAATATCAAATCCAGCAATAGATCCCAATGCACAAACCATCATGTATATTTAAGGTTTTCATCTTCACTTACGCTGAAGATAGTTATGAACCTATAGACAGATGAAATCTCAAAACTTGCAATACTTGCAAAATTCCCCGTTCCGAAGAAAGCAACATTAAATAGAACCATCTGAAAGAACAAGccatcaaaatatataaatttcggCACATGTTACTTATCATTGTGACACCATTAGATGATACCATGCAAATAAAGTATTACTTTCTTGCACAATTAGAagatattacaaaaatatcaaagttaAATGCATTCATGCATACTTTTAACCAAGAAAGGGTGATcccatttcatttctttctaaTTCCTCAATTTACCCTTCTATTTCTTTATGATTTTACACTTGTTTCTGAACATTAATTAAGAAGAATTAAACCATCAAAGAAGCTCCCTCCCCTGATAATCACCACATTTGATACACTTTAATCAATCACTTGAAATCCTTAAACAAAAGCCCCTTTCATGTTGTCAAATTTGCTTCAAGCAGACCTCATGGATTGGTTAGGACTAGATTAATCATCAACAAAAAAGAATTCCAACGAATATGTCCACGTAGGACATctcaaattgtaaaaagatggaaagagaataaaagaagagcAAAAGGATAAGACTTACAAAAGTTAATGGTATTCTCACATCAGAAAGCTGCAAGCATCTATCATTTTCAAGTGTAGCATGTTCTTCCATGTTTCTAATGGTAGCCGACAATTTTTTCGCCTTCATTAAGTGGAGAAGTGtgttttcaaataaaatccaTGCCACAAGTACAAGAGAAAGTGCAGCATAGAAAACAGCTTCATATCTGCATGAATTTCATGAAAGGGCATCCGAAGGACAAaacacaagaaaaagaaagaaaagcataaGTGTATCTTATGATTAAgcatacttattttatttgagtATTGTAGCTCAAAAATCATAGATACCCTATAGATAGAAGAAGGAATGTGGGTGCAAAACCCAAAAAGATCGAAGTAAGCCGTGGCAATACACCATTCTCTGAGAAAAGTGGGAGAACCATTGAGAAACCTGTAACAATACAATTACAAGGAGTGAGCATTAATAAGAAAACGGAGTGTACTTTGAAATGTAAATGCTTAAAGCATGGGATTATAGCATTTGGTAAAGctaagagaaaggaaaatagACAAGTAAAGCCAAAGAACTCTTCAACCAAACATGCTAGTCTAGTAGGTAAAcctaacaaaacaaaaaattaaagtggCATCCCAAAAttgaagaggaaaaaaaatctatagCGAGATCTTGCATCTGAAATTGGGAAAAAAATAATCGAAACCAT comes from Ricinus communis isolate WT05 ecotype wild-type chromosome 5, ASM1957865v1, whole genome shotgun sequence and encodes:
- the LOC8280580 gene encoding senescence-associated carboxylesterase 101 isoform X1, with translation MSQLPLFNSGLELANLAVNSNLLHLSLNAIYTLQSEADPNQQQRQSLSLRWKFEKQQSNTIIAFVTSPCCTVHHLQEGADLVSSATLKQENFNHFEFLCSKGNPSFSVNRAAIALFYQSFDDFSRLKTQLIDSATCKLLVDTPLIVAGNSLGGSLASLFTLWLLDSINPSSKSKRPLCITFGSPLLGDSGLQRAISERSTWNSCFLNVAANQDPVPCLFIPPLTHQYLASTPQTAAYRPFGAFLLCSHLGCACAEDPEVVACLLAAMGLESTRSQVSGEQLLTYYGTLVENLKTRVILKGSSGLSLSVMDSLQAGFILQLEAIGDQRIQQQQHNMDIADLIKKLKQREQICMLNKRKALNPSRKLNEIKIKMAYLEWYKKTCKKKMGYYDSYKSLLSTSDREITKHKKFLTNYWKDMVEEAEKKPQKEGSFIRGTWLYAGMNYRRMVEPLDIAEYYREKGRRNYESEGRSKHYILLEKWQKEDIEKPTGPASTKKKQNVAGSLTEDSCFWAYVEEALISSEVLKDATSSAVDKQSSREYLSKFETYVMDQINNYAVSPEIFLRESSFMKWWRGFQDVASNSSLLDFMKNARYVQYEKGCF
- the LOC8280580 gene encoding senescence-associated carboxylesterase 101 isoform X2, whose product is MFLRFNSGLELANLAVNSNLLHLSLNAIYTLQSEADPNQQQRQSLSLRWKFEKQQSNTIIAFVTSPCCTVHHLQEGADLVSSATLKQENFNHFEFLCSKGNPSFSVNRAAIALFYQSFDDFSRLKTQLIDSATCKLLVDTPLIVAGNSLGGSLASLFTLWLLDSINPSSKSKRPLCITFGSPLLGDSGLQRAISERSTWNSCFLNVAANQDPVPCLFIPPLTHQYLASTPQTAAYRPFGAFLLCSHLGCACAEDPEVVACLLAAMGLESTRSQVSGEQLLTYYGTLVENLKTRVILKGSSGLSLSVMDSLQAGFILQLEAIGDQRIQQQQHNMDIADLIKKLKQREQICMLNKRKALNPSRKLNEIKIKMAYLEWYKKTCKKKMGYYDSYKSLLSTSDREITKHKKFLTNYWKDMVEEAEKKPQKEGSFIRGTWLYAGMNYRRMVEPLDIAEYYREKGRRNYESEGRSKHYILLEKWQKEDIEKPTGPASTKKKQNVAGSLTEDSCFWAYVEEALISSEVLKDATSSAVDKQSSREYLSKFETYVMDQINNYAVSPEIFLRESSFMKWWRGFQDVASNSSLLDFMKNARYVQYEKGCF